From a single Larus michahellis chromosome 18, bLarMic1.1, whole genome shotgun sequence genomic region:
- the LOC141732604 gene encoding feather keratin Cos2-3-like: MSCYNQCQPCRPCGPTPLANSCNEPCIRQCQNSSVVIEPPPVVVTLPGPILSSFPQNTVVGSSTSAAVGSILSCDGVPITSGCCDLSGISSRYCGRRCLL, translated from the coding sequence atgtcctgctacaaccagtgccagccctgccggccctgtggccccaccccactggccaacagctgcaatgagccctgcatcaggcagtgccagaactccagtGTTGTCATTGAGCCTCCtcctgtggtggtgaccctgcctggccccatcctcagctccttcccacagaacaccgttgtgggatcctccacctccgctgctgttggcagcatcctcagctgtgatggagtgcccatcacctctgggtgctgtgacctctctggcatttccagccgctactgtggcagaaggtgcctcctctga
- the LOC141732696 gene encoding feather keratin Cos2-3-like: MSCYDQCQPCRPCGPTPLANSCNEPCVRQCQNSTVIIEPSPVVVTLPGPILSSFPQNTVVGSSTSAAVGSILSCDGVPITSGCCDLSDISSRYYGRRCPPC, encoded by the coding sequence atgtcctgctatgaccagtgccagccctgccggccctgtggcccgacaccactggccaacagctgcaatgagccctgtgtcaggcagtgccagaactccactgTCATCatcgagccctcccccgtggtggtgaccctgcccggccccatcctcagctccttcccacagaacaccgttgtgggatcctccacctccgctgccgttggcagcatcctcagctgtgatggagtgcccatcacctctgggtgctgtgacctctctgacATTTCCAGCCGCTACTATGGCAGAAGGTGTCCCCCCTGCTAA
- the LOC141732695 gene encoding feather keratin Cos1-1/Cos1-3/Cos2-1 — protein sequence MSCYDQCQPCQPCRPCGPTPLANSCNEPCVRQCQNSTVVIEPSPVVVTLPGPILSSFPQNTVVGSSTSAAVGSILSCDGVPINSGCCDLSCISSRYCGSRCPPC from the coding sequence atgtcctgctacgaccagtgccagccctgccaaccctgccggccctgtggccccaccccactggccaacagctgcaatgagccctgtgtcaggcagtgccagaactccaccgtcgtcattgagccctcccccgtggtggtgaccctgcctggccccatcctcagctccttcccacagaacaccgttgtgggatcctccacctctgctgctgttggcagcatcctcagctgtgatggagtgcccatcaactctggctgctgtgacctttcctgcatttccagccgctactgtggcagCAGATGCCCCCCCTGCTAA
- the LOC141732907 gene encoding feather keratin Cos2-3-like, with protein sequence MSCYDQCQPCRPCGPTPLANSCNEPCVRQCQNSTVVIEPPAVVVTLPGPILSSFPQNTVVGSSTSAAVGSILSCDGVPINSGCCDLSGISSRYYGRRCLPC encoded by the coding sequence atgtcctgctacgaccagtgccagccctgccggccctgtggccccaccccactggccaacagctgcaatgagccctgtgtcaggcagtgccagaactccactgTCGTCattgagcctcctgctgtggtggtgaccctgcctggccccatcctcagctccttcccacagaacaccgttgtgggatcctccacctccgctgctgttggcagcatcctcagctgtgatggagtgcccatcaactctggctgctgtgacctctctggcatttccagccgctactATGGCAGAAGGTGCCTCCCCTGCTAA